In a single window of the Bacillus clarus genome:
- a CDS encoding RAxF-45 family protein, whose amino-acid sequence MKCSLAARAKFLDYIYFCQAIFHDVVANGIRLPFFSNCIVAIER is encoded by the coding sequence ATGAAATGTTCTTTAGCTGCGCGTGCAAAATTTTTAGATTATATCTATTTTTGTCAGGCGATTTTTCATGATGTAGTTGCTAACGGGATACGTCTGCCCTTTTTTAGCAATTGCATAGTAGCTATTGAACGATAG
- a CDS encoding transglycosylase SLT domain-containing protein, with the protein MKKFFVGFLVVLGVYLYFQGKSEGMGKLINETSYVDSEEAKQMKQIITEEAKKVNLPEWIPLTIAEHESRLNPRSVGDNGTSFGLFQLHRGGGLAPDHLTDDQLKDPRTNAQIAVPHLMKGYKRGMQKGLTDFALLKYVANTSGWPGNLGPEWTDKNMKYNVGLEDVYYRNKGIVKE; encoded by the coding sequence GTGAAAAAATTCTTTGTAGGATTTTTAGTTGTTCTTGGGGTCTATTTGTATTTCCAAGGAAAGTCTGAAGGAATGGGGAAATTAATAAACGAGACAAGCTATGTGGATTCAGAAGAAGCAAAACAAATGAAACAAATTATTACAGAGGAAGCAAAGAAAGTAAATCTTCCTGAATGGATACCTCTTACAATTGCCGAACATGAAAGTCGTTTAAATCCGAGGAGTGTTGGAGATAATGGCACTTCATTTGGATTATTTCAGTTACATCGCGGTGGTGGACTTGCGCCAGATCATTTAACAGATGATCAATTGAAGGACCCACGTACGAATGCTCAAATCGCAGTGCCGCATTTAATGAAAGGGTATAAACGAGGGATGCAAAAAGGTTTAACTGATTTTGCATTATTAAAATATGTAGCAAATACATCTGGATGGCCGGGAAATTTAGGACCAGAGTGGACTGATAAAAATATGAAGTATAACGTTGGGCTAGAGGACGTATACTATCGAAATAAAGGTATAGTGAAAGAGTAG
- a CDS encoding polysaccharide deacetylase family protein, with translation MKKWLLLFFSILLLIPIHTSAQTKKTPHVLILYSSDNNQITNNIQIINIQIGHFTNNITVKSVKEMNKATNSPTYTHVVYIGEKQEELSSEAKQFLERFSGPVLALGQNVEQLPNRFSFITSNETELKTRTIEYPKNKLKNELHEERLIKEINTSGTILASALSADSTHPLIVQQKESYYVATSNLFDWLSHYVGEVLFSYFQQKPETNKTLAYLRLEDVHPAADIKQLKAIAELLKEKKLPYMITVIPVYTDPSTGKTIHLKDKPELVDVLRFMQNNGASIIMHGYTHQFYDSETGEGFEFWDVKADQPIRQSKREKPKTKEDFQSPEDYNEYVQKGQIFEEKYIKEHVEKGIMELVDAKLYPVAFEAPHYTMSQKGYEILAKYFSTYVGQLQLGDTTWKSMHAPAYTSTPSFLHGMKLIPETVGFIEEGQTPAKMNERAKSITKLSDGIIGAFYHPYLGVETFNDVVSNLESIPNIKWIDLQKESNEVNMKDIHITTNKDGIHIQRPTSINDVMNYVKKYGFFLGLGIIVVVCILLLRRAKKLES, from the coding sequence ATGAAAAAATGGCTTCTACTCTTTTTCAGCATTTTATTACTCATCCCTATACATACATCCGCTCAAACGAAAAAAACACCACACGTCCTTATTTTATACAGCTCAGACAACAACCAAATCACAAATAATATACAGATTATTAATATCCAAATCGGACACTTTACAAATAATATAACAGTGAAAAGTGTGAAAGAAATGAATAAGGCTACTAACTCACCTACTTATACACATGTTGTTTACATAGGAGAGAAACAAGAGGAGCTTTCTTCTGAAGCAAAACAGTTTCTAGAACGTTTTTCAGGACCTGTACTCGCGCTCGGTCAAAATGTAGAACAACTACCGAATCGCTTTTCTTTTATTACATCGAACGAAACAGAGCTAAAAACTCGCACAATTGAATATCCAAAAAACAAGCTAAAAAATGAGTTACACGAAGAACGATTAATCAAGGAAATTAATACAAGTGGAACAATTCTTGCTTCTGCCTTAAGTGCTGACAGTACTCACCCGCTAATCGTACAACAAAAAGAATCATATTATGTTGCAACGTCTAACCTTTTTGATTGGCTATCTCATTATGTTGGCGAAGTGCTCTTTTCTTACTTCCAACAAAAACCTGAAACAAATAAGACCCTCGCTTACCTACGTCTTGAAGACGTTCATCCAGCTGCAGATATAAAACAATTAAAAGCAATTGCTGAATTATTAAAAGAAAAAAAACTTCCTTATATGATTACTGTAATTCCAGTTTATACAGACCCAAGCACGGGAAAAACGATACATTTAAAAGATAAACCTGAGTTAGTGGATGTTTTGCGCTTTATGCAAAATAACGGTGCTTCCATCATTATGCATGGGTATACCCACCAATTTTATGACAGTGAAACAGGGGAAGGATTTGAATTTTGGGATGTAAAAGCTGACCAACCAATTCGCCAATCAAAACGTGAAAAACCGAAAACAAAAGAGGATTTCCAATCACCAGAGGATTATAATGAGTATGTACAAAAAGGACAAATATTTGAAGAGAAGTATATTAAGGAGCATGTCGAAAAGGGAATCATGGAACTTGTAGACGCTAAATTATATCCAGTAGCTTTTGAAGCACCTCATTACACAATGTCCCAAAAAGGGTATGAAATATTGGCAAAATACTTCTCAACTTATGTAGGACAATTACAATTAGGCGATACAACCTGGAAATCAATGCATGCACCCGCCTATACAAGTACACCATCCTTTTTACATGGTATGAAATTAATTCCTGAAACAGTAGGATTTATAGAAGAAGGACAAACCCCTGCTAAAATGAACGAACGTGCAAAATCCATTACAAAGTTATCCGATGGAATAATTGGTGCTTTCTATCACCCTTACTTAGGCGTCGAAACTTTTAATGACGTAGTAAGTAACTTAGAAAGTATCCCAAACATAAAATGGATCGATTTACAAAAAGAATCAAACGAAGTAAACATGAAAGATATTCATATTACTACCAATAAAGATGGCATTCACATCCAGAGACCAACTTCTATCAATGATGTAATGAATTATGTAAAAAAATACGGGTTCTTCCTTGGACTTGGAATCATTGTAGTTGTTTGTATTCTTTTATTAAGACGTGCAAAAAAGTTAGAATCGTAA
- the abc-f gene encoding ribosomal protection-like ABC-F family protein — protein sequence MGNVSFPWFFILKGVRKMTICSVNNITKSFGGNIIFENISLEIKNGERVGLVGRNGSGKTTIFQLLTGIESLDAGAIHMKKGTRIGHVAQIPKFDNEMTVYDVLSSAFKKEKELEIQMRQLEKSMAEELEQASLQKLMEKYGVIQEQFAFLGGYEIEANIMKVANGLQVTELFSRAFTELSGGEQTKVSLAYMLLQKPDLLLLDEPTNHLDLFAVEWLEQFLKEYTGTVMVISHDRYFLDEVVTKIFDLEDGEIHVYHTNYSQFVEEKEERLLQEFQAYQEQQKKIKKMKEAIKRLREWANQANPPNEGLHKRARNMERALERMEKRKRPILERKQMGLQFEGQERSGKDVVVMKEVSKGFADRSLFEKANLHVRFQERAAIVGRNGTGKTTLLTLLLEEIQPDTGEIRIGSSVKIGYLSQHAYGNMKNNVLEAFRECVAVTEGEARHILARFLFYGPAVFKKVTQLSGGEKMRLRLAQLMYQDVNFLILDEPTNHLDIESREVLEEALEQYNGTILAVSHDRYFLNKLFEKTYWIDEHKLFEFAGNYAWARQKWEERIEKQVVKQKRREMKVVEVAPIKKKESRNLEEIENELMHVEEDIYALECKMEHVVDVEKLEQLYEEKTKKELLRAELYNELENIVE from the coding sequence ATGGGGAACGTTTCTTTCCCATGGTTTTTTATATTGAAAGGAGTACGGAAAATGACAATTTGTAGTGTAAACAATATAACGAAATCATTTGGTGGAAACATCATATTTGAAAATATATCGCTTGAAATAAAGAACGGTGAACGTGTTGGTTTAGTTGGTCGTAATGGCAGTGGGAAGACAACAATCTTTCAACTTTTAACAGGAATTGAGAGTTTAGATGCAGGTGCCATTCATATGAAGAAAGGGACACGTATTGGTCATGTAGCGCAAATTCCAAAATTTGATAATGAAATGACTGTATATGATGTATTAAGTTCTGCCTTTAAAAAGGAAAAAGAATTGGAAATACAAATGCGTCAGTTAGAAAAAAGTATGGCAGAAGAACTAGAGCAAGCTTCTTTACAAAAGCTGATGGAGAAATATGGGGTGATACAAGAACAATTCGCATTTCTCGGTGGCTATGAAATAGAAGCAAATATTATGAAGGTGGCAAATGGTCTACAAGTGACGGAACTGTTTTCTCGAGCATTTACGGAATTAAGTGGCGGGGAACAGACGAAAGTAAGTCTTGCATATATGCTCCTGCAGAAGCCGGATTTACTTTTGTTAGATGAACCAACAAATCATCTAGATTTATTTGCAGTAGAGTGGCTAGAACAATTTTTAAAAGAATATACAGGAACAGTTATGGTCATTTCGCATGATCGCTATTTCCTTGATGAAGTTGTAACGAAAATTTTTGATTTAGAAGATGGAGAAATTCACGTATATCATACGAACTATTCACAGTTTGTTGAGGAAAAAGAAGAAAGATTGCTTCAAGAATTTCAAGCTTATCAAGAACAGCAAAAGAAAATAAAGAAAATGAAAGAAGCAATTAAGCGATTGCGGGAATGGGCAAATCAAGCAAATCCTCCGAATGAAGGATTGCATAAGAGAGCAAGAAATATGGAACGCGCATTAGAGCGTATGGAGAAACGAAAGAGACCAATTTTAGAAAGGAAACAGATGGGACTTCAGTTTGAAGGGCAAGAGAGAAGTGGCAAGGATGTTGTTGTAATGAAAGAGGTTAGTAAAGGGTTTGCTGACCGATCTTTATTCGAGAAAGCCAATTTGCATGTTCGTTTTCAGGAGCGCGCGGCCATCGTTGGTCGTAATGGCACAGGAAAGACTACGTTATTAACATTATTATTAGAAGAAATACAGCCAGATACTGGAGAAATTCGAATTGGTAGTAGTGTGAAAATCGGTTATTTATCGCAGCATGCGTATGGGAATATGAAGAATAATGTATTGGAAGCTTTCAGAGAGTGTGTAGCCGTAACAGAAGGAGAGGCAAGGCATATACTAGCTCGTTTCTTATTTTATGGGCCTGCTGTGTTTAAGAAGGTAACTCAACTTAGTGGCGGAGAAAAAATGAGGTTAAGGCTCGCACAACTTATGTATCAAGATGTTAACTTCCTTATTTTAGATGAGCCGACGAATCATCTTGATATTGAATCGAGAGAGGTGTTAGAAGAAGCCCTTGAACAATATAATGGCACTATTTTAGCTGTTTCACATGATCGCTATTTCTTAAATAAGTTATTTGAAAAGACATATTGGATTGATGAGCATAAATTATTTGAGTTTGCAGGGAACTATGCATGGGCTCGTCAAAAATGGGAAGAAAGAATTGAGAAACAAGTAGTAAAACAGAAGAGGCGAGAGATGAAAGTTGTAGAAGTAGCGCCTATAAAAAAGAAGGAGTCTAGGAATTTAGAGGAAATCGAAAACGAGTTAATGCATGTGGAAGAAGATATATACGCACTCGAATGTAAAATGGAACATGTAGTTGATGTTGAAAAGCTGGAACAATTGTACGAAGAAAAAACGAAAAAAGAGTTGTTACGAGCAGAGTTATATAATGAGCTAGAGAATATTGTGGAGTAG